A single window of Psychromonas ingrahamii 37 DNA harbors:
- a CDS encoding sulfite exporter TauE/SafE family protein, translated as MIVLDPWFYATAIPAVLIYGISKGGFGGALGIIAVPLMSMVIVASQAAAILLPILCVMDFFAVKQHYRHADYGLLRGMLPGSLIGVALAGLFLSVTPESGLKLLIGGLSLFFCLQYIALGADKQKKRGTLSAWFWSLMSGFSSTAIHAGGGPASIYLLPLKLDKIVFVATMAVLLGVLNLFKLIPYSLLGGFNQTNLMTSLVLMPLAPVGVKIGVWLLHRVSQPLVYRLCYIFLFLSGCKLFWDGGQTLLQS; from the coding sequence ATGATTGTTTTAGATCCTTGGTTTTATGCCACGGCTATTCCTGCAGTATTAATCTATGGTATCAGTAAAGGAGGATTTGGAGGGGCGTTGGGTATTATTGCAGTGCCTTTGATGTCAATGGTTATCGTGGCCTCTCAGGCAGCAGCTATATTATTGCCTATTCTATGTGTGATGGACTTTTTCGCCGTTAAACAACACTATCGGCATGCGGATTATGGGCTATTAAGAGGTATGCTGCCAGGGTCTTTAATAGGGGTTGCGTTGGCCGGTCTCTTTTTGAGCGTAACACCAGAATCAGGACTGAAATTACTGATAGGTGGTTTATCACTGTTTTTTTGTCTGCAGTACATTGCCCTCGGCGCAGATAAGCAGAAAAAAAGAGGAACCCTTAGTGCTTGGTTTTGGAGTCTAATGAGTGGTTTTTCCAGCACTGCTATTCATGCAGGCGGCGGGCCAGCCAGTATCTATTTGTTACCATTGAAACTGGATAAAATAGTGTTTGTCGCCACTATGGCGGTATTATTGGGGGTTCTTAATTTGTTTAAACTGATCCCGTATAGCCTATTGGGTGGATTTAATCAGACCAACTTGATGACTTCGCTGGTGTTGATGCCGTTGGCACCCGTTGGTGTGAAAATAGGAGTGTGGTTACTGCACAGGGTAAGCCAGCCATTGGTCTACCGCTTGTGTTACATATTTCTGTTTCTCTCGGGCTGTAAGTTGTTTTGGGATGGGGGGCAAACACTACTTCAATCTTAG
- a CDS encoding CoA-acylating methylmalonate-semialdehyde dehydrogenase gives METVQNFINGQISESNSQRFSPVFNPATGKQTRQVVLSNEAETEKAITAADSAFPAWAKMPPLKRARVMFAFKALLETNMDRLARLISNEHGKVYSDAVGEITRGLEVVEYACGIPHLQKGEHSANVGTGVDSHSLMQPLGVCVGITPFNFPAMVPMWMFPIAIATGNTFVLKPSEKDPSFALELAALLKQAGLPDGVFNVVNGDKQAVDVLLTDPRVQAASFVGSTPIAEYIYSTASAHGKRCQALGGAKNHCLLMPDADLDMAANAIMGAAYGAAGERCMALSVVVAVGDETGDQLVEKLQAQIKEMRVGPGIVDGPENDMGPVVTAQHKAKICDYITAGEQQGASLLVDGRHLTVDGHEAGYFVGPTLFDNVLPDMSIYKEEIFGPVLVVVRVPNYQTGLELINNHEFGNGTAIFTRDGESARQFSEDVLAGMVGINVPIPVPMAFHSFGGWKRSVFGPLNVHGSDGVRFYTRMKTVTSRWPASVRLEEHASSFVMPTM, from the coding sequence ATGGAAACAGTTCAAAACTTTATTAATGGCCAGATCAGTGAAAGCAACAGTCAACGGTTTTCCCCTGTCTTTAACCCTGCGACGGGTAAGCAAACCAGACAGGTCGTGCTTAGCAATGAAGCCGAAACGGAAAAAGCGATTACTGCGGCTGATAGCGCCTTTCCGGCCTGGGCAAAAATGCCACCGTTAAAACGTGCCCGAGTCATGTTTGCTTTTAAGGCGTTATTAGAGACCAATATGGACAGACTGGCGCGTCTGATTTCAAATGAACACGGTAAAGTGTATTCCGATGCCGTTGGAGAAATTACGCGCGGGTTGGAAGTGGTGGAGTATGCCTGTGGTATTCCGCACCTGCAAAAAGGCGAACATTCAGCCAATGTGGGAACGGGCGTGGACAGCCATTCGTTGATGCAGCCGCTAGGGGTCTGTGTCGGAATTACACCCTTTAATTTTCCGGCTATGGTGCCGATGTGGATGTTTCCGATTGCAATAGCGACGGGCAATACCTTTGTACTCAAACCATCGGAAAAAGATCCATCCTTCGCATTGGAACTGGCTGCATTGTTGAAACAAGCCGGATTGCCCGATGGCGTGTTTAATGTTGTTAATGGTGATAAACAAGCGGTCGATGTACTGTTGACTGATCCGCGTGTACAAGCGGCAAGTTTTGTTGGTTCAACACCTATTGCTGAATATATTTACAGCACCGCATCTGCCCATGGTAAACGTTGTCAAGCTTTGGGTGGCGCGAAAAACCACTGTTTATTGATGCCCGATGCAGACCTTGATATGGCGGCTAATGCCATCATGGGCGCGGCTTACGGTGCTGCGGGTGAGCGCTGCATGGCCTTGTCTGTTGTTGTCGCGGTCGGTGATGAAACCGGTGACCAACTGGTTGAAAAGCTGCAAGCTCAGATCAAAGAGATGCGCGTTGGCCCTGGCATAGTTGATGGACCAGAAAACGACATGGGACCTGTGGTGACGGCTCAGCATAAAGCTAAAATCTGTGATTACATTACAGCGGGTGAACAGCAGGGTGCTTCACTGCTGGTTGATGGTCGTCATTTAACAGTAGACGGACATGAAGCGGGCTATTTTGTAGGACCTACGTTATTTGATAATGTCTTACCGGATATGAGCATTTATAAAGAAGAGATTTTTGGTCCGGTATTAGTAGTAGTGCGAGTACCGAATTATCAGACCGGGCTTGAACTGATTAATAATCATGAATTCGGTAATGGTACTGCTATCTTTACCCGTGATGGTGAATCTGCCCGCCAGTTCAGTGAAGATGTTCTGGCTGGAATGGTCGGCATCAATGTACCTATTCCTGTACCTATGGCATTCCACAGCTTTGGTGGATGGAAACGCTCGGTCTTTGGACCATTGAATGTACACGGCAGTGATGGTGTACGTTTTTATACGCGCATGAAAACTGTGACCAGTCGTTGGCCTGCCAGTGTGCGTTTAGAAGAGCACGCTAGCAGCTTTGTTATGCCAACCATGTAA
- a CDS encoding acetyl-CoA C-acetyltransferase, protein MKDVVIVSAKRTAIGSYLGVFNNVSPIDLAVTAVKSALEAANVTPQQVDNLIFGHVFSAGLGQNPARQIAKFAGIPDQATANVVSMVCGSGLKAVMDAVLQIQTGESEIVVAGGTESMSNAVYTLDSHRTGAKTGNSQLTDIVLKDGLIDAFSGFHMGITAENLAKKYQISREEQDAYALQSQQRAETAITSGRFKNEIAAHIISTRGGDTIVDSDEYPRFGIPLKVISKARPAFKKDGTVTAANASGLNDGAAAVVLMSKEKALALGLTPMVTIRAQGAAGVDPDIMGYGPVPATQKALKKAGLTVQDLNLVEANEAFASQCLSVIKGLGLDPAITNVNGGAISLGHPVGASGARILVTLLHELTKRKERYGLATLCIGGGQGVALLVENENR, encoded by the coding sequence ATGAAAGATGTCGTTATCGTAAGTGCAAAACGCACTGCAATTGGTTCTTATCTCGGTGTATTCAATAATGTATCACCCATCGATCTGGCTGTCACAGCGGTAAAATCTGCCTTGGAGGCCGCAAATGTAACACCACAACAAGTCGATAATCTGATTTTTGGTCATGTCTTTTCAGCAGGTCTTGGTCAGAACCCCGCTCGCCAAATAGCTAAATTTGCAGGTATTCCCGATCAGGCAACCGCCAATGTGGTCTCAATGGTATGCGGATCCGGATTAAAAGCGGTGATGGATGCGGTGCTGCAAATCCAAACGGGCGAATCAGAAATCGTTGTTGCTGGCGGTACAGAATCGATGTCTAATGCAGTATATACCCTTGATTCACATCGCACAGGCGCGAAAACGGGTAACTCTCAACTGACTGATATTGTACTTAAGGATGGCTTAATTGATGCGTTTAGTGGTTTTCATATGGGCATTACCGCTGAAAATTTAGCGAAAAAATACCAAATCTCCCGCGAAGAGCAGGATGCATACGCGCTTCAATCTCAACAGCGCGCAGAAACAGCGATAACATCCGGCAGATTTAAAAATGAGATTGCTGCGCACATTATCTCAACGCGCGGTGGTGATACCATTGTTGATAGTGATGAATACCCGCGTTTCGGGATACCACTTAAGGTTATCAGTAAAGCACGTCCAGCCTTTAAAAAAGATGGCACAGTGACGGCCGCAAATGCATCGGGTTTAAATGATGGTGCAGCTGCCGTCGTTCTTATGAGTAAAGAAAAAGCGCTGGCACTGGGGTTAACACCTATGGTCACTATTCGTGCGCAAGGTGCAGCTGGGGTTGATCCTGATATTATGGGGTATGGCCCCGTGCCGGCAACACAAAAAGCGCTGAAAAAAGCTGGCCTGACGGTTCAAGACTTGAATTTGGTTGAAGCAAATGAAGCATTTGCATCTCAATGCCTGTCTGTTATCAAAGGCCTGGGTCTAGACCCTGCTATTACAAATGTAAACGGCGGCGCAATTTCTCTTGGTCATCCGGTCGGAGCCAGCGGTGCACGCATACTTGTCACCCTGCTTCACGAACTGACTAAGCGAAAAGAACGCTACGGACTGGCGACATTGTGTATCGGTGGAGGTCAAGGTGTTGCGCTGCTTGTTGAAAATGAAAATAGATAA
- a CDS encoding phytanoyl-CoA dioxygenase family protein: protein MLANPSQLKTTYDAQGYFVIRDYFTASEISSLRKVILKFHTLWKDDNEIFYREEAFNSSLITGSQYLGYDNRVKLFNFISSKKIMNIVESVMAADPAFMNTQLFFDPVSPEQKDFWHRDCQYDYDIEDQKKVIYNPQVLHLRVPLFDEPGIELVPGTHKRWDSDEEFNVREEIKGRVSSDNLSTGQEIELAAGDLLVFSADMIHRGRYGLDRLALDILVFDSAGDYADYVDDDCLPDTSMLDKIADPRLFLNTINLKSKG, encoded by the coding sequence ATGCTAGCTAATCCAAGTCAATTAAAAACTACTTATGATGCACAAGGTTACTTTGTGATAAGAGATTATTTTACTGCGTCTGAGATTTCATCTCTTAGAAAGGTAATATTAAAATTTCATACCTTATGGAAAGATGACAACGAAATTTTCTATCGGGAGGAAGCGTTTAATTCATCTTTAATCACCGGCAGTCAGTACTTAGGATATGACAACCGGGTAAAGCTTTTTAATTTTATCAGCTCAAAAAAAATAATGAATATTGTCGAGTCGGTTATGGCGGCTGATCCCGCTTTTATGAATACCCAATTATTCTTTGACCCGGTGAGTCCTGAGCAAAAAGATTTTTGGCATCGAGACTGCCAATATGATTATGATATCGAAGACCAAAAGAAAGTGATTTATAATCCGCAGGTATTACATCTTCGTGTGCCTTTATTTGATGAACCCGGCATAGAACTGGTGCCTGGAACCCATAAACGCTGGGACAGCGATGAAGAATTTAATGTGCGCGAAGAAATCAAGGGGAGAGTGAGCAGTGACAACCTCTCAACCGGTCAGGAAATTGAATTAGCCGCGGGCGACTTGTTAGTTTTTTCGGCCGATATGATTCACCGTGGTCGATACGGCTTGGATAGATTAGCATTGGATATTCTAGTCTTTGATTCAGCAGGGGATTATGCTGATTATGTTGATGACGACTGTTTGCCCGATACTTCAATGCTGGATAAAATTGCCGATCCAAGGTTATTTCTGAATACTATTAACTTAAAGTCGAAGGGCTGA
- a CDS encoding NADP-dependent oxidoreductase, with product MATFTAINLIKRPTGGPLDSSLFEVVKKTIPTVEAGQFLVKQQHMSLDPAMFGWMSADMNSYIPPVALGDVMRSSGIGEVTMSHHPDFEVGDRVTGMMGWQEYFLSDGQGVNKVTAPLPNENILSVFALPGLTAVQGLFNVGKPKKGETLIVTGAAGSVGSIVGQLAKAEGLRVIGVVGNQEKADWIVNELGFDAAINYKSDDLDAQLAKAAPDGIDLFFENTGGPIQHFIFDRINAHGRVVVCGLISAYDADVPDLGPSWLNIIKRRITIQGFTMPDHFHQVPELLEKLTPYVMAGQIKHRSHVLQGLESAIEGLNLFSTGENKGKLIVQL from the coding sequence ATGGCAACATTTACCGCAATTAATTTAATTAAACGTCCTACTGGCGGCCCTCTTGACTCATCATTATTTGAAGTTGTTAAAAAAACGATTCCAACTGTTGAAGCAGGGCAGTTTCTGGTAAAACAACAGCATATGTCATTGGATCCGGCTATGTTCGGTTGGATGAGCGCTGATATGAACAGTTATATCCCGCCCGTTGCATTGGGTGATGTGATGCGCAGTTCCGGCATCGGTGAAGTGACGATGAGTCACCATCCTGATTTTGAAGTGGGCGATCGTGTTACGGGTATGATGGGGTGGCAGGAGTATTTTTTAAGTGATGGCCAAGGGGTAAATAAAGTAACGGCGCCATTACCTAATGAAAATATTTTATCTGTATTTGCATTGCCCGGTTTAACCGCAGTACAAGGTTTATTTAATGTAGGCAAGCCTAAAAAAGGTGAAACACTTATTGTTACAGGCGCAGCAGGTTCAGTTGGTTCAATCGTTGGACAACTCGCAAAAGCTGAAGGTCTACGGGTGATTGGGGTTGTCGGAAACCAGGAAAAAGCAGACTGGATAGTCAATGAATTGGGTTTTGATGCCGCAATCAATTATAAAAGTGATGATTTAGACGCGCAACTGGCAAAAGCGGCACCCGATGGCATTGATCTTTTCTTTGAAAATACCGGTGGCCCAATCCAACATTTCATCTTTGATCGTATTAATGCACATGGCCGTGTTGTTGTCTGTGGATTAATTTCAGCTTATGATGCCGACGTGCCGGATTTAGGTCCAAGTTGGTTAAATATTATTAAACGTCGTATTACCATTCAAGGTTTTACCATGCCGGATCACTTTCATCAGGTACCGGAGTTGTTAGAAAAATTGACCCCCTATGTAATGGCTGGACAAATCAAACATCGCTCACATGTATTACAGGGGTTAGAGTCTGCTATTGAAGGCCTGAACTTATTCTCCACCGGTGAAAATAAAGGCAAGCTGATCGTTCAACTTTAA
- a CDS encoding MYG1 family protein, whose translation MNNITIATHNGNFHADDVFSIAALKSIFPTFKLIRTRDLALIGQADIVLDVGGEYDPDAGRFDHHQRGGAGERENGIPYSSFGLIWKKYGLEICQGNQDVANALDAGLVSNIDAIDCGHVEGVSKGISLSQTISMFNPTWQEESHFDACFDDAVDFAVRVLARFIASANGGISAKVIVAGAIENALDPRVIVLEKYTPWKRTVHALSKEALYMVFPSQTGEWRIQTVPVEPGSFEDRKSLPKEWAGLSGKALVDVTGIDDAMFCHNGLFIAGAESFSSVMKMAAMALQED comes from the coding sequence ATGAATAATATAACGATAGCAACTCACAACGGTAATTTTCATGCAGATGATGTTTTTAGTATCGCTGCCCTTAAAAGCATTTTCCCTACTTTTAAACTCATCCGCACACGTGATTTAGCGCTTATCGGCCAGGCAGATATTGTGCTTGATGTGGGTGGTGAATATGATCCCGATGCGGGCCGTTTTGATCATCATCAACGTGGCGGTGCAGGTGAACGCGAAAACGGTATTCCTTATTCTTCATTTGGTTTAATTTGGAAAAAATATGGCCTAGAAATATGTCAAGGTAATCAGGACGTCGCCAATGCGCTTGATGCGGGCCTGGTATCAAACATTGATGCCATAGATTGTGGTCATGTCGAAGGGGTTTCTAAAGGTATCAGCCTTAGCCAGACTATTTCAATGTTCAACCCTACCTGGCAGGAAGAGAGTCACTTTGATGCCTGTTTTGATGACGCGGTTGACTTTGCAGTACGCGTTTTAGCCCGCTTTATAGCCTCTGCTAACGGCGGCATTAGTGCAAAAGTTATTGTCGCCGGCGCGATTGAAAATGCGCTTGATCCAAGAGTGATTGTATTGGAAAAATATACTCCCTGGAAAAGAACGGTTCACGCCTTATCTAAGGAGGCGTTATATATGGTATTCCCCTCTCAGACGGGCGAATGGAGAATTCAAACCGTGCCTGTTGAACCGGGTTCATTCGAAGACAGAAAATCACTGCCAAAAGAATGGGCCGGCTTATCCGGTAAAGCACTGGTGGATGTAACCGGTATTGATGATGCTATGTTCTGCCATAATGGTTTATTTATTGCGGGTGCAGAATCATTTTCAAGCGTAATGAAAATGGCCGCCATGGCACTTCAGGAAGATTAG